TTGTTGAATGATCGAATATTTTTCTTTATACACAATAGGGGAATATAGCCACTCATATAATGATGGGTTTGATTTTTGAAAGAGCTTGATCGTTTTTTTTAAATCCCAACCTTGAAAATCTAAGCTTTCATGACGAGGGGAATGGATGACATCATCTTGCTCTTGAATAGATAAATAATACGGTACGGGATGTACATATATAAATCTTACATCGAAGTCACTCGAAAAAGACGCTGTACCCCAAGCTCGACTTCCAGATTCACAAGCATAAATAATTTCCACATGATTCATTCTTTCTAATTGATTTAAAGCGAATAAAAGGTCTTTTTTCAAAAATAGCCCCCCTTATTATATTTCTCTCCAATATAATCTATTTTCCCGAGGATATCATGCATCATAAATAGAGGGTACCTCGCTCATCGAGGCACCCATAAAATTTTTAAAAAATAAGGATTAAAGAATACCCAGTACATCCAAAAAGACAATGATGATGACGACAGGGATGACATAACGCAGTAATAACAACCATAAGGCGAACCAACTTTTCACATTTCCTGCCCCTTGTTGTAATTCTGCTATTAATGCTTCTTTCTTGATTTTCCAAGGAATAAACAAAGAAATTAATAGCGCCCCAATCGGCATTAAAATATTACTTACTAAAAAGTCTGCCATATCAAAAATGTTTTTATCGAAAAGGGTGATTTCATTAAGCACCCCAAATGAAAGGGCAGAAGGGATTCCAACGATAAAAATTGCAAGCCCTGCAATCCAAGAAAGCTTTTTCCGCTTTTCAGATCTACCTTTTGCAAGTGAAGCGACAATAATTTCAAGCATAGAAAAGGCTGATGTTAACGTTGCAAATAAAAATAAAGCCAAGAACAACACTAAAAATAATTGACCAAAAGGGATCTGTTGAAAAATCGATGGCAAGATAATAAATAATAATCCTGGTCCAGCTGCGGGTTCAACACCAAGGGAAAAAACGGCTGGAAAGATCGCTAATCCTGCTAATAAGGAAATGAAAATATTTAAACTGACAATCGATATCGCCGATTTTGGAAGGTTTTGTGACTTATCCAAATAGGAACTATACGTCACCATAACCGAAACCCCCACACTTAAAGAGAAAAAGGATTGGCCCATTGCAAATAAAACACTTTCTGACGTAAATTTAGAAAAATCAGGCTTTAAGAAAAAGGACACTCCCTCCATAGCATGATCAAGCGAAAGTGAACGAATAATAATAATCATAAAGATTAAGAAGAGAGCAGGCATTAAATATTTATTTGCTGCTTCAATTCCATTCTGAATCCCTCTCGCTACAACGACAATGGTAATGAGGATAAATAAAAATTGTGCACCAACTGCTAGCCATGGGTTGGCGATGGTCTCCTCAAAAAATAGTCCAAATTCAGAAACGGCACTTAACTTTCCTGTAAAGCTCAAATATAAGTATTGTAAAATCCATCCCCCTACAACACTATAAAAGGATAATAAAATAAAACAAGCGATAACTCCGATATATCCCGTTATCGGCCAAAAGGTGTTGGGGGCAATGTCTTGATACGCACGAATTGCCTCCTTTTGTGTTTTCCTGCCAATGACAAATTCACCTAATAATAATGGCAATCCAACTATTGCGGTAAATAAAATAAATAGAAGAAAAAACGCTCCACCACCACTTGTTCCTGCAACATAGGGTAGCTTCCAAATGGCACCAATTCCGATGGCTGAACCGGCTGTAGCTAATATAAAGCCAAGTTTTGATGTCCATTGTTCTGTCTGATTCATAGTGATTATGGCTCCATTTCTTAGTTTATCTATTTCATATTATTATAGAATAACTTTTGAGAAAAGAGAAAGTTGAAAATATCCGAAATTTCAGTTTAAAAAACATTAAACTTTTACCAAATCCTTTCCGAATTCTCGACATGTTTAAAATTGTATCATATCCATTCACCACCATGGGCATTTATACATAATTTATTAAAGACAAATCTAGAAGGGAAGGGTTTGCGTATGTTTTTTAATCCAGCATATTTGTATGATACTCCTCAAAATTATGTATATCGGCAACAAAACAAAATGGCAAGGGCTCGGATAATAGGAGGTCCATTAGCACGGAATTTAGAAGGTTATGTATTCTTTTTTGAAGAGCCAAACGGAACAGAGGTATATGTCGAAGTCTCAGGATTGCCCAAGTTTAGACCTGGGAGAGGAAAGCAAAAGCAAATTGGTCCACATGGTTTCCATATTCATGAATATGGAAATTGTGAGGTTGGTAACAAAAATGATCCGTTTAAAGCAGCTGGAGAACATTGGAATCCGTATAATCAACCACATGGCAATCATCCAGGTGATTTCCCTGTTCTATTTTCAAATGATGGCTATGCACGGATGTCGTTTTTTACGAATAAATTTAGGGTCGATGATATTATTGGAAAATCAGTCGTGATTCATCAGGGCCCCGATGATTACCAATCCCAACCGTCTGGAGATGCAGGAAAAAGATTAGCTTGTGGGGTCATTAAAAGAATTCATCGATAATGTAATCGTCAAAAAAATCTAGCCCTACGAATTAAAAGTGGCTGTTCTTTTCTACTTGTTTATGGAAATATTATGAATAATATTCAAATGGGATTTAAATGAAAAAACCGCTATATTTTCCCCTACGTTTGGTCACAATAAATAGGAGTATACCAATAAGGGGGAACGATTATGTCTGAAAATAATCTCGAGATGCCGAAATTTCCTGAACCATATTGGCGGGATTCTGTCACACTTCCGTCTTTCCAATCGTTAAAAGAAGATCTCACTACAGATGTGGCGATTGTAGGCGGTGGAATTACTGGGATTACGAGTGCATATTTGCTTGCAAAGGAAGGAATAAAAGTTGCTCTTATCGATGCAGGAAATATATTAAATGGGACGACTGGTCATACGACAGCCAAAGTGACAGCCCAACATGGTGTTATTTATGATGAGCTGATTCAACATTTTGGAACTGAAAAGGCAAAGCATTACTATGAAGCGGCAAATGAAGCAGTTGAATTTGTTCGATCGTTAGTAAAAGAATTGGATATCCATTGCGATTTTTCCGATGAAGATGCTTATATCTATACGAATGATACAAAATATATCCGTCAACTTCAAACGGAGATGAAAGCTTATGAAACATTGGGAATCGAAAGTGAATATGTAACAGAGCTCCCGTTTGATTTACCTATAAAAGCGGCAATCTGTATGAAAAATCAAGCGCAATTTCATCCGCTCAAATATTTACATAAACTTGTGTCGGAACTGATTAAATTAGGCGGGGAAATCTATGAACAGACAACCGCGGTGGATGTTGATCAAGATGGCGATCATTTAAAGGTAGTGACACTAGAAGGACCTGCCATTCACTGTAAACAGGTTTTGGCTTGTTCTCATTACCCATTTTACGATGGCCAGGGCCTTTATTTTACGAGAATGTATGCTGAAAGGTCTTATATAATCGCAGTTAAAGCAGAAAAAGAATTTCCGGGTGGAATGTACATCAGTGCCGAACAACCAACAAGATCATTGCGTTATACAATGATGGATGGAGAAAAATTATTATTAATTGGTGGAGAAAATCATAAGACAGGTCAAGGAATTCCAACCATTTTGCATTATGAGGCACTTGAAGCTTATGCTAGAGAACAATTTGGGATAAAGGAGTATTTGTATCGATGGTCTGCTCAAGATTTAACTACATTGGATAAAGTTCCGTACATAGGACGAATTACGAATCATCACCCAAATGTCTTCGTGGCAACAGGATTTCGAAAATGGGGGATGACCAATGGCACAACCGCCGCACTTTTACTTCGAGATCTTCTATTAGGCAAAGAGAATCCTTATGAAGAACTTTATACCCCGACTCGATTTAAAGCCGACCCAAGTATAAAAAATTTAATCCAAACAAATGTAGATGTCGCCAAACATTTAGTAGAAGGTAAACTTGAATATCCATTAAGACAAGTAGAGGATTTGGCCCATGATGAAGGGGCAGTCGTTCAGTTTCACGGAAAGAGGGCGGGGGCCTACAAAGATGATCAAGGTGTTGTTCACATCGTAGATACAACCTGCAGTCATTTAGGTTGTGAGGTGGAGTGGAACAGTGGCGATCGCAGTTGGGATTGTCCATGTCATGGCTCAAGATTTTCGATTACAGGGGAAGTAATCGAGGGTCCTGCAGAAACACCATTAGAAAAATTGGAATAAATCAGAGGAACTGTTAGGACTATACCTAGCAGTTTTTTTATCCAAGTCAAAACTTGCAAAATCCGTACGCCGATGAACGAGGCGCTTCCGCTTTTGTTCATGAAGGGAAAATGGGAATATGATATACTTTTTTATATCATGAGAAAAAATGGGGAAGGGACAATTTGGTAAAATCCCCATGCCTTTCTTTAATAAGAAAAAAGTGAGGGTAACATAGAAATGATGGAGGCAGCTCGACAATTATTAAAAAAGCATTTTGGTTATGATGAATTTCGTTCAGGACAAGTTCAAACCATCCAATCGGTTTTACAGGGCATAAACACACTTTGTATTATGCCAACTGGGGGTGGGAAATCAATCTGCTATCAAATTCCTGCTTTAACCCTTCAAGGGACTACATTGGTAATCTCTCCACTTATATCTTTAATGAAAGATCAAGTCGATGCGCTCAATCAAGCGGGAATTCCGGCTACTTTCATTAATAGTTCAATCAGTACAGCAGAAGCTAATGATCGGATGGAATTAGCAAAACAAGGAGTATATAAATTATTATATATCGCCCCAGAACGTTTGGAATCCACCTATTTTCTTCAGGAATTAAGAGAATTACCCATTCCCCTCATTGCAGTTGATGAAGCACATTGTATTTCCCAATGGGGTCATGATTTTCGTCCGAGTTATTTACACATTCGAAAGACACTCGATTATCTTGGGGGACAACCTACCATTTTAGCGCTGACAGCGACAGCTACACCTCAAGTGTCTACCGATATTTGTCATTGTCTTTCTATTCATGAACAAAATACAGTCGTAACGGGATTTGAAAGGAAGAATCTATCCTTTTCTGTTATAAAGGGCCAGAATCGTGAACAATATTTAATGGATTATGTGAAAACAAATCTTCATGAATCTGGGATTATTTATGCTGCAACAAGAAAAACAGTTGATCAATTATATGCCAAACTGGAAAAAGCATCCCTTCGAGTGGCTCGCTACCATGCGGGAATGAGTGAAGCAGAAAGATCGAGGGAG
Above is a genomic segment from Oikeobacillus pervagus containing:
- a CDS encoding FAD-dependent oxidoreductase; translation: MSENNLEMPKFPEPYWRDSVTLPSFQSLKEDLTTDVAIVGGGITGITSAYLLAKEGIKVALIDAGNILNGTTGHTTAKVTAQHGVIYDELIQHFGTEKAKHYYEAANEAVEFVRSLVKELDIHCDFSDEDAYIYTNDTKYIRQLQTEMKAYETLGIESEYVTELPFDLPIKAAICMKNQAQFHPLKYLHKLVSELIKLGGEIYEQTTAVDVDQDGDHLKVVTLEGPAIHCKQVLACSHYPFYDGQGLYFTRMYAERSYIIAVKAEKEFPGGMYISAEQPTRSLRYTMMDGEKLLLIGGENHKTGQGIPTILHYEALEAYAREQFGIKEYLYRWSAQDLTTLDKVPYIGRITNHHPNVFVATGFRKWGMTNGTTAALLLRDLLLGKENPYEELYTPTRFKADPSIKNLIQTNVDVAKHLVEGKLEYPLRQVEDLAHDEGAVVQFHGKRAGAYKDDQGVVHIVDTTCSHLGCEVEWNSGDRSWDCPCHGSRFSITGEVIEGPAETPLEKLE
- a CDS encoding sodium-dependent transporter produces the protein MNQTEQWTSKLGFILATAGSAIGIGAIWKLPYVAGTSGGGAFFLLFILFTAIVGLPLLLGEFVIGRKTQKEAIRAYQDIAPNTFWPITGYIGVIACFILLSFYSVVGGWILQYLYLSFTGKLSAVSEFGLFFEETIANPWLAVGAQFLFILITIVVVARGIQNGIEAANKYLMPALFLIFMIIIIRSLSLDHAMEGVSFFLKPDFSKFTSESVLFAMGQSFFSLSVGVSVMVTYSSYLDKSQNLPKSAISIVSLNIFISLLAGLAIFPAVFSLGVEPAAGPGLLFIILPSIFQQIPFGQLFLVLFLALFLFATLTSAFSMLEIIVASLAKGRSEKRKKLSWIAGLAIFIVGIPSALSFGVLNEITLFDKNIFDMADFLVSNILMPIGALLISLFIPWKIKKEALIAELQQGAGNVKSWFALWLLLLRYVIPVVIIIVFLDVLGIL
- a CDS encoding superoxide dismutase family protein: MARARIIGGPLARNLEGYVFFFEEPNGTEVYVEVSGLPKFRPGRGKQKQIGPHGFHIHEYGNCEVGNKNDPFKAAGEHWNPYNQPHGNHPGDFPVLFSNDGYARMSFFTNKFRVDDIIGKSVVIHQGPDDYQSQPSGDAGKRLACGVIKRIHR